One Solanum pennellii chromosome 10, SPENNV200 genomic region harbors:
- the LOC107002441 gene encoding prolycopene isomerase, chloroplastic codes for MCTLSFMFPNSLLDGTCKTVALGDSKPRYNKQRSSCFDPFRIGNCTDQQQLCGLSWGVDKAKGRRGGTVSNLKAVVDVDKRMQSYGSSDVEGNESGSYDAIVIGSGIGGLVAATQLAVKGAKVLVLEKYVIPGGSSGFYERDGYKFDVGSSVMFGFSDKGNLNLITQALAAVGRKLEVIPDPTTVHFHLPNDLSVRIHREYDDFVEELVSKFPHEKEGIIKFYSECWKIFNSLNSLELKSLEEPIYLFGQFFKKPLECLTLAYYLPQNAGSIARKYIRDPGLLSFIDAECFIVSTVNALQTPMINASMVLCDRHFGGINYPVGGVGEIAKSLAKGLDDHGSQIIYRANVTSIILDNGKAVGVKLSDGRKFYAKTIVSNATRWDTFGKLLKAENLPKEEEKFQKAYVKAPSFLSIHMGVKADVLPPDTDCHHFVLEDDWTNLEKPYGSIFLSIPTVLDSSLAPEGHHILHIFTTSSIEDWEGLSPKDYEAKKEVVAERIISRLEKTLFPGLKSSILFKEVGTPKTHRRYLARDSGTYGPMPRGTPKGLLGMPFNTTAIDGLYCVGDSCFPGQGVIAVAFSGVMCAHRVAADLGFEKKSDVLDSALLRLLGWLRTLA; via the exons ATGTGTACCTTGAGTTTTATGTTTCCTAATTCACTTCTTGATGGTACCTGCAAGACTGTAGCTTTGGGTGATAGCAAACCAAGATACAACAAACAGAGAAGTTCTTGTTTCGACCCTTTCAGAATTGGAAATTGTACTGATCAGCAGCAGCTTTGTGGCTTGAGTTGGGGGGTGGACAAGGCTAAGGGAAGAAGAGGGGGTACTGTTTCCAATTTGAAAGCAGTTGTAGATGTAGACAAAAGAATGCAGAGCTATGGCAGTAGTGATGTAGAAGGAAATGAGAGTGGCAGCTATGATGCCATTGTTATAGGTTCAGGAATAGGTGGATTGGTGGCAGCGACGCAGCTGGCGGTTAAGGGAGCTAAGGTTTTAGTTCTGGAGAAGTATGTTATTCCTGGTGGAAGCTCTGGCTTTTACGAGAGGGATGGTTATAAGTTTGACGTTGGTTCATCAGTGATGTTTGGATTCAGTGATAAG GGAAACCTCAATTTAATTACTCAAGCATTGGCAGCAGTAGGACGTAAATTAGAAGTTATACCTGACCCAACAACTGTACATTTCCACCTGCCAAATGACCTTTCTGTTCGTATACACCGAGAATATGATGACTTCGTTGAAGAGCTTGTGAGTAAATTTCCGCATGAAAAGGAAGGGATTATCAAATTCTACAGTGAATGCTGGAAG ATCTTTAATTCTCTGAATTCATTGGAACTGAAGTCATTGGAGGAACCCATCTACCTTTTTGGCCAGTTCTTTAAGAAGCCCCTTGAATGCTTGACTCTTG CCTACTATTTGCCCCAGAATGCTGGTAGCATCGCTCGGAAGTATATAAGAGATCCTGGGTTGCTGTCTTTTATAGATGCAGAG TGCTTTATCGTGAGTACAGTTAATGCATTACAAACACCAATGATCAATGCAAGCATG GTTCTATGTGACAGACATTTTGGCGGAATCAACTACCCCGTTGGTGGAGTTGGCGAGATCGCCAAATCCTTAGCAAAAGGCTTGGATGATCACGGAAGTCAGATAATTTATAGGGCAAATGTTACAAGTATCATTTTGGACAATGGCAAAGCT gTGGGAGTGAAGCTTTCTGACGGAAGGAAGTTTTATGCTAAAACCATAGTATCGAATGCTACCAGATGGGATACTTTTG GAAAGCTTTTAAAAGCTGAGAATCtgccaaaagaagaagaaaaattccAGAAAGCTTATGTAAAAGCaccttcttttctttctattcATATGGGAGTTAAAGCAGATGTACTCCCACCAGACACAGATTGTCACCATTTTGTCCTCGAG GATGATTGGACAAATTTGGAGAAACCATATGGAAGTATATTCTTGAGCATTCCAACAGTTCTTGATTCCTCATTGGCCCCAGAAGGACACCATATTCTTCACATTTTTACAACATCGAGCATCGAAGATTGGGAG GGACTCTCTCCGAAAGACTATGAAGCGAAGAAAGAGGTTGTTGCTGAAAGGATTATAAGCAGACTTGAAAAAACACTCTTCCCAGGGCTTAAGTCATCTATTCTCTTTAAGGAG GTGGGAACACCAAAGACCCACAGACGATACCTTGCTCGTGATAGTGGTACCTATGGACCAATGCCACGCGGAACACCTAAGGGACTCCTGGGAATGCCTTTCAATACCACT GCTATAGATGGTCTATATTGTGTTGGCGATAGTTGCTTCCCAGGACAAGGTGTTATAGCTGTAGCCTTTTCAGGAGTAATGTGCGCTCATCGTGTTGCAGCTGACTTAG GGTTTGAGAAAAAATCAGATGTGCTGGACAGTGCTCTTCTTAGACTACTTGGTTGGTTAAGGACACTAGCATGA